The genomic DNA TTCTGGCTGTGGAAAAACGACTTTATTAAAATTGCTAGCTGGTTTTATGAAGCCTGTGAGCGGTAAAATTGTTATGGACACCACTGTTGTAGCTTCAAAGTCAAAGCTTGTTCCGCCTGAGAAACGGAATATTGGCATGGTTTTCCAATCGTTTGCTCTTTGGCCACATATCACAGTATATCAACATTTTAAATTTCCGTTGCTGCATCATCCCTACACTGCATATGCGTTAAAAGGTCGGATCGAGGAAAGAGTGCACGATGTTTTATCGTTAGTTGGCTTAGAAAAATTATCTAACAGGTATCCTGCCCAACTATCAGGAGGACAGAAGCAAAGAGTTGCTTTTGCACGGGCAATTGCCCATCAGCCAAATTTGTTACTAATGGATGAACCGCTCAGTGCTCTTGATGCAGAATTGCGAATGGATATGAGGAAAGAAATTCAAAAGATTCATCGCCAGACACATGCTTCGATTGTGTATGTTACCCATGACCAAAGTGAGGCGTTGGCAATGGCAGATAAAATTGTTGTCATGAACAATGGGAAAATTGAACAAGCAGCCCGCCCAGAAGTCATTTACACAAAACCAGAAACGGAGTTTGTTGCAAAATTTGTTGGAAAATGCAATATTATTAAAGGAACTTGGACAAATGATGTTTTTATACCGGAACAATTTCCTTTAGAGCGTTGGCCGGATATTGGAGTTTCCGTCAACTTAAAACAAAAAGGAATTTATCCTGTCCGCCCAGAACAGTGGCAGTTGACAAAAGATCACAATCAAGTGCTTAACGGTGTGATAACCTTTGTACAGTATCAAGGTAAAGAGATTCATTATACTGTTGAAGTAAAAAATGATATTTGGACGGTTCATGATTCAGTTCATTCTTCACGTTTTTATGTTGGTGATCGAGTAAATCTTTCTGTCAAAACTAAATCAACAGAAACGGTGCTAATCTAATCACTATCATTGTGTTAAAGATTTTTATAAAGGGATGATAAGGATCTTCCAGCATAACTGAAAGGGATAGTCTTAAAATAACATATTGTTTAACAAAGCTATAAAAAAATAAGAAAATCGTTAAAATCTTTTATTACGGCTCTTTTTATGGTAAAATGAATGTAAGTTAATAAAATGGTTGGAGAAACGGAGAGACCACAAGACATTATCGTATTTCGATAGTGTGTTTGTGGTCTCTTTTTTCGATTGGAGGAAATAAACATGGAATTTTCTGCACGAGAACGTAAAGATATTCAAAATGAATTACAAAGTAAAACGTTTGACGTCCTCATTATCGGCGGCGGCATTACAGGTGCTGGTATCGCTTTAGATGCTGTAACACGCGGAATGACAGTGGCACTTGTGGAGATGCAGGATTTTGCAGCTGGGACTTCAAGCCGTTCTACAAAGCTTGTTCATGGGGGACTTCGTTATTTAAAACAGTTTGAGGTGGGGATGGTTGCTGAAGTTGGAAAGGAAAGAGCCATCGTCTATGAAAATGGTCCGCACGTTACGACACCAGAATGGATGCTGTTACCAATCCATAAGGGCGGCACTTTTGGTAAGTTTAGTACATCAATCGGTCTTAAACTATATGACTTTTTAGCAGGTGTGAAAAGCGGTGAGCGCCGACAAATGTTAACTGATGTTGAAACGTTAAATAAAGAAGCGCTTATTAAGAAGCAAGGTTTAAAGGGCGGAGGCTATTATGTTGAGTATCGAACAGATGATGCCCGTCTCACAATCGAAGTATTGAAAAAAGCTGTTGAACAAGGAGCAGTCGCTTTAAATTATTCAAAAGTAACTGAACTAATATATAAAAATAATAAAGTTGCAGGTGCATCAATTGTTGATCAGCAATCTTTTGCGGAGTATGAAATTAATGCGAAAAAAGTCGTCAATGCAGCAGGTCCGTGGGTCGATACCATTCGGGAGAAGGATCAATCAAAAGAGGGAAAAATGTTGCAATTAACGAAGGGAGTTCATTTAGTAATTGATCAATCGCGGTTTCCGCTCAAACAGGCAGTCTACTTTGATACGCCTGACGGACGAATGGTATTTGCAATTCCACGTTCGCAAAAAACCTATGTAGGAACGACAGATACAGTATATGATGAGGATATCGCCCATCCGAATATGACTAGTGAAGATCGAACGTATCTTATTAACGCGATCAATTTTATGTTTCCTGACGTCAACATAACAGAAGAAGATGTTGAATCGAGCTGGGCTGGTGTCCGTCCATTAATTTATGAAAAAGGTAAATCAGCTTCAGAAATATCAAGAAAAGATGAAATTTGGGAATCAGAATCACAACTAATTACAATTGCTGGAGGAAAGCTGACTGGTTATCGGAAAATGGCGGAAACAGTTGTTAATTTGTTAGTGAAAAAATTTGCGGATGAAGAAAACCGTGTCTTTCATCCATGTCAAACAAGATACTTAACTATTTCGGGCGGAGATGTAGGAGGATCCGCCAACTTAAAAAGCTATGTACATGAGCAAATAAACTACGGAATGGAACTCGGTTTAACAAAAATCCAAGCGGCAAATCTTACGCATCTATATGGTTCAAACGTACAAAAAGTATTTAACATCATTCGTTTACGAAAAGAAGAAATGGCTGCATCTCAACTTCCCGTCGAATTATTTGCTAAGCTTACTTATGCAATAGAGGAAGAAATGGCGACAACCCCCGTTGATTTTTTTAATCGTCGAACTGGTGATTTATTGTTTAATATTAAGTTCGTGCACGAATGGAAAGACAATGTCATTTCCTTTATGGAAAAGGAATTAAGCTGGACTCCAGAACGAACAGCTGAATTAACAGCAGAGCTAAATAACGCTTTAAAAGATGCAGTTATACCAGTAGATTTACTTAAATAACAAAGGGAGGTTCTTTTCTTAAAATACTGTTTATGATAAACTAAATACGTTATGAAATATATGAAATGCACTAGGGGTGCCGGAAGAGGCTGGCTGAGATTAAGACCTGAAGAAGTCTTTGACCCTTTAACCTGATCTGGTTTGTACCAGCGGAGGGAAGTGGCTGCGTCTTTAAATTTCACGCAAACCTTCTTACACTGGGGTTTGCGTATTTTATTTTTAATTTTCGCCCTCCTAGTGCAAAGAAAAGGAGGGCTTTATCTGTTTTCAACAAGAAAATTAACGTTAACAGCTATGTTTACAGCAGTAGGGACCATCACAAGCCATTTAGTGTTTATTCCAGTTGGATTTGCAAAAATATTCCCGGTCCAACATTTTTTAAATGTTTTATCTGCTGTAATGCTAGGGCCATTTTATGCTGTATTACAAGCGTCTTCGGTGTCTTTGCTGCGCAACTTGATGGGCACAGGTTCACTATTTGCGTTTCCAGGAAGCATGATTGGGGCGTTTCTTGCGGCAATTGTATATCAGAAAGTGAAGAAGCCAGGTGCCGCCGCAATTGGAGAAGTTGTTGGGACTGGGATTTTCGGTGCAATGATGTCTTTTCCGCTTTCAGCGCTCATACTTGGTCAAGATGTAGCTTTGTTTGGCTTCGTTCCATCATTTTTAGTCAGTTCATTTACAGGGGGAATTTTAGGCTATTGTTTATTAAAGGTTTTAATTAATCATAATGCTTTTGTAACGATAACAGGGAGGTTGGAAAAATGAAAACAGCACTAACAATTGCGGGCTCAGATAGTTCCGGCGGTGCAGGTATTCAAGCAGATTTAAAAACTTTTTCTGCCCATGGTGTTTATGGGATGTCGGTGATTACAGCGATTACCGCACAAAATACGTTAGGTGTTCGTTCTGTTCAAAATATAGATTTAGCGATTATTCGTGATCAAATAGATGCTATTTTTGAAGATATTGACGTTCATAGTGTAAAAATAGGCATGCTATCAAACTCTGAAATAATCAAAACAGTCGCAGAACGATTAACCTACTACAAACCGAACGAGATCGTTCTTGATCCTGTAATGGTGTCGAAAAGCGGAAGTGATTTATTACAGGAAGAAGCTGTTGCGTCACTAGTTCAATATTTATTGCCGATCGCAACGGTGATTACTCCTAACTTACCTGAAGCCGAAAAGCTAACAGGTAAAGCGATTTCAACTGTCGAAGAGATGCGGCAGGCATGTAAAGATTTAAAAAAATCTGGCGTTCAATATGTACTTATTAAAGGAGGACATCTAAAAGGAAAGCCAATCGACCTTCTCTATGATGGGAATGAATTTTTAAGTTTTGAAGCAGAGCGAATCGAAACTAAAAATACACATGGAACAGGCTGTACGTTATCCTCCGCTATTGCTTCTAATCTTGCATTGGGCATGAATATTCACAATGCGGTACAGCAAGCAAAAGAATATATTACAACGGCAATTAAACATAGTCTATCAATTGGGAACGGTCATGGTCCTACACACCATTTTTACCAGTTATATAAAAAAGCAAAAATACACGATTAAAAATCTAATCAAAAAAGAGGACGATCCAAATGAAAAATTCAATCAAGCAGTTATTCGATGATGTTCGTACTAAAAATCCCCTCATTCATCATATTACAAATACGGTCACAATGAACGATTGTGCAAATGTCACTTTAGCAATCGGGGGCTCTCCTGTTATGGCTGACAGTCCTGAAGAAGCACCAGCTATGACTGAACTAGCTCAAGCGCTCGTCATTAATTTTGGAACGATTGCAACGGATACATTTCAAGCAATGATAAAGGCGGGGAAAGCAGCCAATCATCTTGGAATTCCCGTCATTTTTGACCCGGTGGGTGTTGGGGCAACCTCTTTTCGGACTGAAAAAGCGAAAGAACTTTTAAAGGAAGTGAATATCCAACTTATTCGGGGAAATGTAACTGAAGTGATGGGGTTATTAGGATTGTCTGCTGAGACACGAGGTGTTGATGCTGGAAAAACATCAATCGATCGTCAACAGCTTGCGACTAAAGCAGCTCAAGAATTTCGCTCAATCGTTGTGATTAGCGGTAAAATCGATGTCATTTCAGACGGTCAAAACATCGTTTCAATTGCTAACGGTCATGAAATGTTAACGAAAATAACAGGAACTGGCTGTATGACAGCGTCGTTAATCGGTTTTTTTGCCGGGGTAACTGAAAATTTCTTTCATGCTGCAATCGCAGGGATTTCAATCATGAGTATTGCTGGTGAACGTGCAGTTCGTTCGTTGCGTCAAGGTGAGGGAGTCGGTACATTCAAAGTGAAGCTTTTCGATGAAATTTCCTCTATTGATGGCGGACGTTGGGAAGAGGAGGTCAATTTTAAATGAGTAAAATAGTGAATGTAGATTATCAGCTTTATTTAGTTACTCCTAGTAATTTAGAAATAGATGAGCTATGTAAAAAAGTAGAACAAGCTGTTCTTGGAGGGGTTACGGTTGTTCAACTCAGAGAAAAAGATGCTGCTGGATTAGAGTTTTATGAAAAAGCAAGCAAGTTAAAGAAGATGCTAGCTCATTATCACGTTCCCCTTATTATTAATGACCGTGTTGATGTTGCCCTTGCTGTAAATGCAGATGGGGTTCATATTGGACAAAAAGATTTGCCGCTCTCAAAAGTTAAAGCTTTGCTTCCATCTCATATGCTTGTCGGTGTTTCCGCAAAGACGATAGAAGAAGCAAAAAAAGCGGAGCTGGAAGGAGCAGATTATTTAGGAATCGGTGCTGTTTTCCCAACAAAGACAAAACAGGATGCAAATATTATTTCTGTCGAAGGCTTGAAACAAATTTCTGCGGCTGTACAGCTTCCAAAGGTTGCTATTGGTGGCATTACACTAGAAAATATAAGTTTATTACAAAATACGAACATCAATGGAGTTGCTGTTGTCTCAGCAATTTTTCAAACGGAATCACCGAAAGAGTCGGCGAAGCAGTTTAAAAATTTATTATCATTAAATTAAATTGTTGACTTTGCCTAACGATTCGTTTATAGTTAGGTAACGCTAATAAGTTCGATCATTATAATTTTGGATTAATAGGAGTCGTAGCTACAAGTGAAGTGGAACGATTTTATTATATTCCACTTTACAAGCTGCGATTTTTTACTTTTACAATTATAAAATAACTTATAGTGAATAATAATAGTTACTGTGGAGGTAATGTAAATGCAAAATGGTAAAGTAAAATGGTTTAATGCAGAAAAAGGCTTTGGATTTATCGAAGTTAATGGAGGAGAAGATGTATTTGTTCACTTCTCAGCTATTCAAACTGATGGCTTTAAAACTTTAGAAGAAGGCGAATCAGTTACTTTCGACATTGTTGAAGGAAACCGTGGTCCTCAAGCAGCAAACGTTCAAAAAGCATAATTTTTAAAAATGAATGTGAAGGATTTAAAGCTATCCTAAAAAACCCGCAAAAATATTTTTGCGGTTTTTTTAATTTCATTTCAGATTGGTGAGACTGCAGTCTTATACGACAATATTGTGTTTAATATTAAAATAAAAGATGGCACAATTGATTGCTTTTTTCTTTTATCAATGCAAAAAACTTTACGAGCTGCCCCAACTCTTTCTTTACATCCTTCTAAATAACTCTAACTAATGAATTTGACCTAATTTCATAACCGTTGTAGCAACTTTACCTATTTAGAATAAATATATTTTAGAAGATCGATTTTGTTGATTATGTTAGGAGGTTGAATTACTTGAGTATTTCTTATGTTGCACTGGGAGATTCTTTGTCCGTCGGG from Bacillus aquiflavi includes the following:
- a CDS encoding ABC transporter ATP-binding protein, whose translation is MIEVQKVTQTYHSFTALHSVDLTIHNGEFIAILGPSGCGKTTLLKLLAGFMKPVSGKIVMDTTVVASKSKLVPPEKRNIGMVFQSFALWPHITVYQHFKFPLLHHPYTAYALKGRIEERVHDVLSLVGLEKLSNRYPAQLSGGQKQRVAFARAIAHQPNLLLMDEPLSALDAELRMDMRKEIQKIHRQTHASIVYVTHDQSEALAMADKIVVMNNGKIEQAARPEVIYTKPETEFVAKFVGKCNIIKGTWTNDVFIPEQFPLERWPDIGVSVNLKQKGIYPVRPEQWQLTKDHNQVLNGVITFVQYQGKEIHYTVEVKNDIWTVHDSVHSSRFYVGDRVNLSVKTKSTETVLI
- a CDS encoding glycerol-3-phosphate dehydrogenase/oxidase, with protein sequence MEFSARERKDIQNELQSKTFDVLIIGGGITGAGIALDAVTRGMTVALVEMQDFAAGTSSRSTKLVHGGLRYLKQFEVGMVAEVGKERAIVYENGPHVTTPEWMLLPIHKGGTFGKFSTSIGLKLYDFLAGVKSGERRQMLTDVETLNKEALIKKQGLKGGGYYVEYRTDDARLTIEVLKKAVEQGAVALNYSKVTELIYKNNKVAGASIVDQQSFAEYEINAKKVVNAAGPWVDTIREKDQSKEGKMLQLTKGVHLVIDQSRFPLKQAVYFDTPDGRMVFAIPRSQKTYVGTTDTVYDEDIAHPNMTSEDRTYLINAINFMFPDVNITEEDVESSWAGVRPLIYEKGKSASEISRKDEIWESESQLITIAGGKLTGYRKMAETVVNLLVKKFADEENRVFHPCQTRYLTISGGDVGGSANLKSYVHEQINYGMELGLTKIQAANLTHLYGSNVQKVFNIIRLRKEEMAASQLPVELFAKLTYAIEEEMATTPVDFFNRRTGDLLFNIKFVHEWKDNVISFMEKELSWTPERTAELTAELNNALKDAVIPVDLLK
- the thiW gene encoding energy coupling factor transporter S component ThiW, which codes for MFSTRKLTLTAMFTAVGTITSHLVFIPVGFAKIFPVQHFLNVLSAVMLGPFYAVLQASSVSLLRNLMGTGSLFAFPGSMIGAFLAAIVYQKVKKPGAAAIGEVVGTGIFGAMMSFPLSALILGQDVALFGFVPSFLVSSFTGGILGYCLLKVLINHNAFVTITGRLEK
- the thiD gene encoding bifunctional hydroxymethylpyrimidine kinase/phosphomethylpyrimidine kinase codes for the protein MKTALTIAGSDSSGGAGIQADLKTFSAHGVYGMSVITAITAQNTLGVRSVQNIDLAIIRDQIDAIFEDIDVHSVKIGMLSNSEIIKTVAERLTYYKPNEIVLDPVMVSKSGSDLLQEEAVASLVQYLLPIATVITPNLPEAEKLTGKAISTVEEMRQACKDLKKSGVQYVLIKGGHLKGKPIDLLYDGNEFLSFEAERIETKNTHGTGCTLSSAIASNLALGMNIHNAVQQAKEYITTAIKHSLSIGNGHGPTHHFYQLYKKAKIHD
- the thiM gene encoding hydroxyethylthiazole kinase; translation: MKNSIKQLFDDVRTKNPLIHHITNTVTMNDCANVTLAIGGSPVMADSPEEAPAMTELAQALVINFGTIATDTFQAMIKAGKAANHLGIPVIFDPVGVGATSFRTEKAKELLKEVNIQLIRGNVTEVMGLLGLSAETRGVDAGKTSIDRQQLATKAAQEFRSIVVISGKIDVISDGQNIVSIANGHEMLTKITGTGCMTASLIGFFAGVTENFFHAAIAGISIMSIAGERAVRSLRQGEGVGTFKVKLFDEISSIDGGRWEEEVNFK
- the thiE gene encoding thiamine phosphate synthase — protein: MSKIVNVDYQLYLVTPSNLEIDELCKKVEQAVLGGVTVVQLREKDAAGLEFYEKASKLKKMLAHYHVPLIINDRVDVALAVNADGVHIGQKDLPLSKVKALLPSHMLVGVSAKTIEEAKKAELEGADYLGIGAVFPTKTKQDANIISVEGLKQISAAVQLPKVAIGGITLENISLLQNTNINGVAVVSAIFQTESPKESAKQFKNLLSLN
- a CDS encoding cold-shock protein produces the protein MQNGKVKWFNAEKGFGFIEVNGGEDVFVHFSAIQTDGFKTLEEGESVTFDIVEGNRGPQAANVQKA